The sequence GGCGATGGTCCCGCGCCTGGTGGCGGAGATGTTCGCGGCCGAGCACCGGGTCCGCCTGTTCGACCTGCCGATGGACGTCGAGCCGGCGCAGGTTTCGGTGTACACGCGGCACACGCACGCGCGCAGCCCGGCCCAGCACTGGCTTGTGACATTCATGCGCGAAGTGCTCAGCTGATTTAACACGCATTTTTCTTGGCGCCCATTTCCCGCCGAAAGATCTGGGCCGAACGTGTACTGCTTGGTGCGGAACCGATCCAGCGCTGCCTAGGGTCGATCACGGTCCTGGAACCGAACTAGGGAGGAATCCGGTGAAGCTCGTCCGGCTGGTCAAGAAAGCGCTTCCCAAGAAGAGCCTGAAGTCGTACGCCTGGTACGGCTGGATCTGATCACCCGGCCGGTCCCGGTCACCGGGACCGGCCCCTTCCCGAGGAGTCCCGGAACGTGGTCATCGCCCGCGCGTCCCGCACGGTCGTCTTCGCCCCTCGTCTCGAGCAACTGCTCGCCACGCACATCGGTGACGGCGTTTTCCGGCTCGAACCGGACACCATCGGGATCGCGGACCCGGAAACGATGGACGGCGTGCTCCGGGCTCGTCCGGCCAACGCCGAGGAACGGCCCACCTTCAAACCGGTGCTGGGCCGCGGCGTCACCCGCACCGAGTCCGCCTCGCTGATGCAGGCGCTGGGCGCCGACGTCCGTGCGGCGTTGAAGCGTCCCGCCGACCGGCCCGATCTCACCGGCACCTGGCCGGACGTCCCGCACGACTACCTGCGCCGGTTCGTCTTCGGACCCGAACTGCGCCGCTTCCGCGTGCTCGTGGACCGCCGCCTGGAGCTGACGCCGAAGCTGACGTGGTCGGCGGTCACCGCGGGCGCCGCGCTGGTCCGCCCGCCGGCGCCCGGCACCCCGCTTTCCACGCTCGCGCGCCAGGTCGTGGCCGCCGAGAGCCTGGCCGAG is a genomic window of Amycolatopsis lexingtonensis containing:
- a CDS encoding tryptorubin family RiPP precursor; this translates as MKLVRLVKKALPKKSLKSYAWYGWI